A window of the Acanthochromis polyacanthus isolate Apoly-LR-REF ecotype Palm Island chromosome 10, KAUST_Apoly_ChrSc, whole genome shotgun sequence genome harbors these coding sequences:
- the nkx3-2 gene encoding homeobox protein Nkx-3.2 yields MAVRGNSLMPFSIQAILNKKDDSRHLPDLDMCFSKTTCWKIFGEMNGGSRRNDGEACEPTDQKSYDSDSGLSEDNDSKTPAACKSEKDGDPASDVPEESLQEETDQESAAAENAKSDSEPNNATDSSNLDEKSLDQPKQRKKRSRAAFSHAQVFELERRFNHQRYLSGPERADLAASLKLTETQVKIWFQNRRYKTKRRQMAADLMASTPAAKKVAVKVLVRDDQRQYSPGEILRPPLLSLQPSYYYPYAYCLPAWTLSACAGNQ; encoded by the exons ATGGCCGTTCGTGGTAACTCGCTGATGCCTTTCTCCATCCAAGCAATCCTGAACAAAAAGGACGACAGCCGACACTTGCCAGATTTGGACATGTGCTTCTCCAAGACGACGTGCTGGAAAATATTTGGGGAGATGAACGGCGGGTCGAGGAGGAACGATGGGGAGGCGTGCGAGCCGACCGATCAGAAAAGCTACGATTCGGACTCGGGACTCAGCGAGGACAACGACAGCAAGACTCCAGCCGCGTGCAAGTCGGAGAAGGACGGAGACCCTGCGTCCGATGTACCGGAGGAAAGTCTGCAGGAGGAGACGGACCAAGAGTCTGCAGCTGCGGAAAACGCAAAGAGCGACAGTGAGCCCAATAACGCGACGG ACTCCAGCAACCTGGACGAAAAGAGCCTGGACCAGCCCAAACAGCGGAAGAAGCGCTCCAGAGCCGCCTTCTCTCATGCGCAGGTCTTCGAGCTGGAGCGCCGCTTCAACCACCAGCGGTACCTCTCCGGGCCGGAGCGGGCGGACCTGGCGGCCTCCCTGAAGCTCACAGAGACTCAGGTCAagatctggttccagaaccgCCGGTACAAGACGAAACGCCGCCAGATGGCCGCCGACCTGATGGCGTCGACCCCGGCGGCCAAGAAAGTGGCGGTGAAAGTTCTGGTGCGGGACGACCAGAGACAGTACAGCCCGGGAGAGATCCTGAGGCCCCCGCTGCTCTCCCTGCAGCCGTCCTACTACTACCCGTACGCCTACTGCCTCCCGGCCTGGACACTCTCTGCGTGTGCGGGGAATCAGTGA